Proteins encoded together in one Schumannella luteola window:
- a CDS encoding DedA family protein, with protein MDVVNELISQAATSPWLLPIVFALTIVDGFFPPMPSETVLVAGIAVAASASDPLSVVLLCLVAALGAAIGDNIAYSIGHGVGSTRFRWMRTPRSAATIGRARHALDRRPAPLLLAGRFIPVGRVVINMTAGALRFPRRRFIPLCLVSALSWAVFSAVIGIFAGRWRSGSPLLSALLGTLLALGIGLLIERIHSLRGRSSGATAG; from the coding sequence ATGGACGTCGTCAACGAGCTCATCTCCCAGGCCGCCACCTCGCCGTGGCTGCTGCCGATCGTGTTCGCGCTGACGATCGTCGACGGGTTCTTCCCGCCCATGCCGAGCGAGACCGTGCTCGTCGCGGGTATCGCGGTGGCGGCTTCGGCGAGCGATCCGCTCAGCGTCGTGCTGCTGTGCCTGGTCGCGGCGCTCGGCGCGGCGATCGGCGACAACATCGCCTACTCGATCGGACACGGCGTGGGGTCGACGCGATTCCGCTGGATGCGCACGCCGCGTTCGGCTGCCACGATCGGCCGTGCGCGGCACGCGCTCGATCGCCGGCCTGCGCCGCTGCTGCTCGCCGGGCGGTTCATCCCGGTCGGCCGCGTCGTGATCAACATGACCGCGGGTGCTCTGCGCTTCCCGCGACGACGCTTCATCCCGCTGTGCCTGGTCTCGGCGCTGTCGTGGGCCGTGTTCAGCGCGGTGATCGGGATCTTCGCCGGAAGATGGCGCAGCGGCAGCCCCCTGCTCAGCGCACTGCTCGGCACTCTGCTGGCGCTCGGCATCGGTCTTCTGATCGAGCGCATCCACTCGCTGCGGGGCCGGTCGTCCGGGGCGACGGCGGGCTGA
- a CDS encoding DUF998 domain-containing protein yields MDAGRSATGGPDAAPLATRTATRTAARSADARGLVAGAIALVVGAVFGAILSSPAPLWGAGSVGAVAAIFAGLAGGASFAVGYVLASRGGARWRARRLWRHVLDTVGLAFTAAGVAVLLTSSLFAVLALAFRDLEVDRLAASAVVAATTGASALIMSAIASDMTTRRLSVLLGLFLLAGCFASMLTTEQPDWWRANFSTLGAGTAVSAATFNLTIIVAGTAILTLADFVTFDLHARSRRAERVHGPTVVRGLLFVVGVALIGVGWVPVSENEPLHKVFAYGLLAGFAALILVVPLAIAGLTRAFTSTTTVFLAVLLGMVLLYWPVGYFNTTALELLSVIVIFGWLMLFARTIGDPAESPRLLETADARSVGASARGLGAVAATPSAGFTGSTRSQGCTRPGSLGSARALGPLTVDAVLGISAGLAAGLLLGRRSSR; encoded by the coding sequence TGCGCCGCTCGCGACGCGGACCGCCACGCGAACGGCCGCACGATCCGCTGACGCACGCGGCCTCGTCGCGGGCGCGATCGCGCTGGTGGTCGGCGCTGTGTTCGGCGCGATCCTGAGCTCGCCCGCTCCGCTGTGGGGCGCGGGATCGGTCGGGGCGGTCGCCGCGATCTTCGCCGGGCTCGCGGGCGGGGCCTCGTTCGCGGTCGGCTACGTGCTCGCGAGTCGCGGCGGCGCCCGCTGGCGCGCCCGTCGCCTGTGGCGGCACGTGCTCGACACCGTCGGCCTCGCGTTCACAGCCGCCGGCGTCGCCGTGCTGCTCACCAGCTCGCTGTTCGCGGTGCTCGCGCTCGCCTTCCGCGACCTCGAAGTCGATCGCCTCGCCGCGTCCGCCGTCGTCGCCGCGACGACCGGAGCGAGCGCCCTGATCATGTCGGCGATCGCCTCCGACATGACGACGCGCCGCCTCTCGGTGCTGCTCGGCCTGTTCCTGCTGGCCGGTTGCTTCGCCAGCATGCTGACGACCGAGCAGCCGGACTGGTGGCGCGCCAACTTCAGCACCCTCGGCGCCGGCACCGCGGTCTCGGCCGCCACCTTCAATCTGACGATCATCGTCGCCGGCACCGCCATCCTGACCCTCGCCGACTTCGTCACCTTCGACCTGCACGCCCGCAGCCGCCGTGCCGAGCGGGTGCACGGCCCGACGGTAGTGCGGGGCCTGCTGTTCGTCGTCGGAGTCGCGCTCATCGGCGTCGGCTGGGTTCCGGTCAGCGAGAACGAGCCGCTGCACAAGGTCTTCGCCTACGGGCTGCTCGCCGGCTTCGCCGCGCTGATCCTCGTGGTGCCGCTGGCGATCGCCGGGCTCACCCGCGCCTTCACGTCGACGACGACCGTGTTCCTGGCGGTGCTGCTCGGCATGGTGCTGCTCTACTGGCCCGTCGGCTACTTCAACACGACCGCGCTCGAGCTGCTCTCGGTCATCGTGATCTTCGGCTGGCTCATGCTCTTCGCCCGCACGATCGGCGACCCGGCGGAGTCGCCTCGCCTGCTCGAGACAGCGGACGCGCGCTCGGTCGGAGCCTCGGCGCGCGGCCTCGGCGCGGTCGCCGCGACGCCTTCTGCGGGGTTCACGGGATCGACGCGATCGCAGGGATGCACGCGACCCGGGTCCTTGGGATCTGCGCGAGCCCTCGGTCCGCTCACGGTCGACGCCGTGCTCGGGATCTCGGCGGGTCTCGCCGCCGGGCTCCTTCTCGGCCGGCGATCCTCGCGATGA